Within Deltaproteobacteria bacterium, the genomic segment GGGGGCGCCTCCCTGATCGCGGGCGCGGCCAACCAGACCCTGGGCAACCTGACCGGGGCCATCGGCGGTCTGGGCGCCAGCCTGCTCCTGGCCAAGTACAGCCGCGAGGATGAACGCCAGGCCGACGAACTGGGCATGGAATACATGGTCAAATCCGGCCATTCCCCCCAAGGCATGGTCGGGCTCATGGACGTGCTGCGGTCCATGGGCAAGAGCCAGCCCAGCGCCATCGAGGCCATGTTCGCGTCCCATCCCATGAGCACCGAGCGCTACGAAACCGCCGTGCACCGTGCCCAACAGCAATATGGAGGGCAGCAAAACCTGCCCCAGAACGCCGAGCGCTACAAGGATTCCACGGCCAGATTGCGTAAGCTCAAGCCCATGTTCGCCCGCTTTCAGGAAGGGGACAAGGCCATGGCCGCCAAGGAATACCAGACCGCCCAGGAGCGCTATGCCGACGGCCTTGCCTATTCTCCAAACGATTACGCCGGTCTGCTCATGATGGCCAAATGCCACATCGCTCAAAAAAATGGCCAGGAAGCGGCCAATTTCGCGGCCCGCGCCAAAACCATCAACCCCAACGAGGCCCAGGCCCAGCAGCTGCACGGCGTGGCCGCGATCATGCTCAAACGCTACGACGCGGCCCTGGGGGATTTCAGGGCCTATGACAAACGCCTGCCCGGAAACCCGAGCATCACGTTCATGAAGGGCTTTTGCCTTGAAAACATGAAAAGCAAGCAGGCCGCGGCCGAGGAATATCACCGTTATCTGAAACAGGTCACCCAGGGCGACATGGCCGAGCACGCCTACTCCCGACTCAAGGCCTGGGGATATCTCTGATCTGGAAGGCCCAAATGCAAAGCGGCCATCCGGCAGCGGGTGGCCTTTTTTTTGATCCCGGAGGTTTCAATGCGCTTTTTCATCCGACTGAGTCTTTTGCTCATGGCCCTGACCGTCATGACCCCGGCCTGGGCCGAAGAAACAGCCCCACCCGCAACCGAGCCCGCGCCACCCGCCGAAGATGCCGTGCTGGCCAATTTTTTCCAAGCCAAAACCCAGGAAATGGAAGCCCTGCGGCAGGATGTCACCGATCTGCAAGTCCAGTTGGACGAGCTGAACGCGACCTTCATGCCCGCCCTGGAAACTGCCCAGGCCAGGCTTCAGCTGCTCGAAATCATGGCCCGCATGGTCAAGACCAACCCTTATG encodes:
- a CDS encoding tetratricopeptide repeat protein; its protein translation is MTSIFDDRAYAGTLTRRDFIKLAALASVSVAAGCAANPVTGQSQLMLMSEGEEVQIDKVNSPHQFSADYGVSQDKALGAYVAGVGTRLAKVSHRTQMPYNFNVVNATYINAYAFPGGSIAITRGILAELDNEAELAGLIGHELGHVNARHTAARMSKGKLISGLLGGASLIAGAANQTLGNLTGAIGGLGASLLLAKYSREDERQADELGMEYMVKSGHSPQGMVGLMDVLRSMGKSQPSAIEAMFASHPMSTERYETAVHRAQQQYGGQQNLPQNAERYKDSTARLRKLKPMFARFQEGDKAMAAKEYQTAQERYADGLAYSPNDYAGLLMMAKCHIAQKNGQEAANFAARAKTINPNEAQAQQLHGVAAIMLKRYDAALGDFRAYDKRLPGNPSITFMKGFCLENMKSKQAAAEEYHRYLKQVTQGDMAEHAYSRLKAWGYL